Proteins from a genomic interval of Uloborus diversus isolate 005 chromosome 4, Udiv.v.3.1, whole genome shotgun sequence:
- the LOC129221462 gene encoding calcineurin subunit B type 2, producing MGNESSLPMEMCSNFDADEIKRLGKRFRKLDLDNSGSLSVDEFMSLPELQQNPLVQRVIEIFDTDGNGEVDFKEFIEGVSQFSVKGDKESKLRFAFRIYDIDNDGYISNGELFTVLKMMVGNNLKDTQLQQIVDKTIQFADKDADGKISFEEFCNIVGNTDIHKKMVVDV from the exons GGAAATGAATCGTCTTTGCCCATGGAAATGTGTTCCAACT TTGATGCAGATGAAATCAAGCGATTGGGCAAACGTTTTCGTAAACTTGATTTGGATAATTCTGGATCTTTGAGCGTTGATGAGTTTATGTCCCTTCCAGAATTGCAACAGAATCCTCTTGTACAAAGAGTCATAGAGATTTTTGATACAGATGGAAATGGAGAAGTTGATTTCAAAG AATTCATTGAAGGTGTTTCACAATTTAGTGTAAAAGGAGATAAAGAATCAAAGCTCAGGT TTGCTTTTCGCATTTATGATATTGACAATGATGGCTATATTTCTAATGGCGAGCTCTTTACTGTTTTGAAAATGATGGTTGGAAATAACTTGAAAGATACTCAATTGCAGCAAATTGTTGATAAAACTATTCAGTTTGCTGATAAAGATGCTGATGGAAAAATTTCCTTCGAAGAGTTCTGCAAT